The Mucilaginibacter mallensis genome has a segment encoding these proteins:
- a CDS encoding DUF3987 domain-containing protein — MQELDLMPGNEHIKDNNLNTLASDDLRFPVDVFPSPFYEFITECSNALNFPIDYTGTAVLLAVATIVGKSAKLKVKEGWLEFPAFFAAIIGSPGANKSHPLDKAFEPLINIDRLINEKNKAENIEYEQYLALSKKDKKGIPPVEKPKVVKSILHNFTPEILHQRLVDNTRGCAVVSEELATFFENMNNYSKGDQISTYLSFWSNKGTSIDRVSMPVPLFLLDPFLNVMGSLQPRVLTKLFPPGKSDNGFLQRFLFAFPDNADKKPINDNEIGDDVINNYGQWIEDYLQSNPIEFDLETEKQRPKIYYWSNEAKAFFYMWQASNTVAVNENAETLKGEIINKYDIHFIRLSLIFQLMDNYRTNEISIKAVERAAKLCSYFLNCAMKVVNILEDDSPVNHLPKNKKDLFNRLPAKFTTAEANAIGATLGFDIKFIQRFMNDEKLFLRASHGNYTKKAK; from the coding sequence ATGCAGGAACTTGATTTAATGCCAGGCAATGAACATATTAAAGATAACAATTTAAACACATTGGCTTCCGATGATTTACGTTTCCCCGTAGATGTATTTCCCTCGCCGTTTTATGAATTTATAACTGAATGTTCCAATGCCTTGAATTTTCCGATTGATTACACTGGGACGGCTGTATTGTTGGCTGTAGCGACAATAGTTGGCAAAAGTGCAAAATTGAAAGTTAAAGAGGGTTGGTTGGAATTTCCGGCATTTTTTGCAGCAATTATAGGCAGTCCCGGTGCGAACAAAAGCCACCCTTTAGACAAGGCTTTTGAACCCTTAATCAATATTGACAGATTGATAAATGAAAAAAACAAAGCGGAAAATATTGAATATGAGCAGTATTTGGCACTTTCTAAAAAAGACAAAAAAGGCATTCCACCAGTTGAAAAACCCAAAGTGGTCAAATCAATACTGCACAATTTTACGCCCGAAATACTACATCAACGGTTGGTTGATAACACAAGGGGTTGTGCCGTAGTTAGTGAAGAACTGGCTACTTTTTTTGAAAACATGAATAATTATTCAAAGGGAGACCAAATCAGCACATACCTATCATTTTGGAGTAACAAAGGCACTTCGATTGATAGGGTATCCATGCCAGTGCCATTATTTTTACTCGATCCGTTTTTAAATGTGATGGGCAGTTTACAGCCGAGGGTGTTAACTAAATTATTTCCACCTGGCAAATCAGATAATGGATTTTTACAAAGATTTTTATTTGCGTTCCCTGATAATGCAGACAAAAAACCTATCAATGATAATGAAATTGGCGATGATGTGATTAATAACTACGGCCAATGGATTGAGGATTACCTCCAATCAAATCCTATAGAATTTGACCTGGAAACGGAAAAGCAAAGGCCCAAAATTTATTATTGGAGTAATGAAGCAAAAGCTTTTTTCTACATGTGGCAAGCGTCTAACACAGTTGCAGTAAATGAAAATGCAGAAACCTTGAAAGGTGAAATTATAAACAAATATGATATTCACTTTATCAGATTGAGTTTGATATTTCAATTAATGGATAATTACAGGACTAATGAAATATCTATTAAAGCAGTAGAACGAGCAGCCAAATTATGCTCCTATTTTTTAAACTGCGCTATGAAAGTGGTAAATATTTTAGAAGATGATAGTCCTGTTAATCATCTGCCTAAAAATAAAAAGGACTTGTTTAACAGATTGCCGGCAAAATTTACGACCGCTGAAGCTAATGCCATTGGTGCAACGTTGGGTTTTGACATAAAATTCATACAAAGATTTATGAACGACGAAAAATTATTTCTACGGGCATCCCATGGGAATTATACTAAAAAGGCAAAATGA
- a CDS encoding NHL repeat-containing protein has translation MRKTLFVLLIAVSFITACKKSNKPNPSTAAKKIIVSTVGGLGDPEGLTIDVSGNLYVANGLIDNIGKITSAGAISIFAGKISTNGTSSCDYENGIGNAAAFCNPVGIAADGLGNLYVADAGNGVIRKISSGAAVTTYALSGVGIGEPYGIAIDRSDNIYITDPYNSLIYKVSPNGIASIFAGSGVAGNNNGLGTASSFNRPLGLTIDAVGNIYVADQANNVIRKITPAGMVSTFAGTGTAGNTNGNVTAASFDSPSGIAIDAAGNIYVADSGNDLIRKISTSGMVSTYAGNGSEGTTNGVGEIATFSYPTAVVVDKDGNLYIGEANSGLIRKIVVQ, from the coding sequence ATGAGAAAAACATTGTTTGTACTGTTAATTGCAGTATCATTTATTACGGCTTGCAAAAAAAGCAATAAACCTAATCCGTCTACCGCTGCTAAAAAAATAATTGTAAGTACTGTTGGAGGTTTAGGTGATCCCGAAGGTTTAACTATCGATGTGTCCGGCAATTTATATGTAGCAAATGGACTAATTGACAATATTGGCAAAATTACATCAGCAGGGGCAATTAGCATATTTGCCGGTAAAATCAGCACCAATGGAACAAGCTCATGTGACTACGAAAATGGTATTGGGAACGCAGCGGCTTTCTGTAATCCCGTGGGCATAGCAGCAGATGGTTTGGGTAATTTATATGTTGCGGACGCGGGGAACGGCGTTATTAGAAAAATATCGAGTGGTGCAGCAGTGACAACTTACGCATTAAGCGGAGTTGGAATTGGTGAGCCATACGGAATTGCAATTGACCGAAGTGACAATATTTATATTACCGACCCTTATAACTCACTTATTTATAAAGTTAGCCCTAATGGCATTGCAAGCATTTTTGCGGGAAGTGGGGTTGCAGGTAACAACAACGGTTTAGGTACAGCATCGTCTTTTAACCGGCCTTTGGGACTAACCATAGACGCAGTGGGGAATATTTATGTGGCTGATCAGGCTAACAATGTGATTCGTAAAATAACTCCCGCAGGCATGGTTAGTACATTTGCAGGCACTGGGACTGCCGGTAATACAAATGGAAATGTTACCGCTGCTTCTTTCGATAGCCCTTCTGGGATTGCAATAGACGCCGCCGGGAACATATATGTTGCTGATTCAGGTAATGATCTTATACGTAAAATTAGCACTTCTGGAATGGTTAGTACTTATGCAGGGAACGGTTCAGAAGGAACAACTAATGGTGTTGGTGAAATAGCTACATTTTCATATCCAACGGCGGTAGTGGTGGATAAAGACGGTAACTTGTATATAGGCGAGGCCAACAGTGGCCTTATTCGGAAAATCGTAGTACAGTAA
- a CDS encoding glycoside hydrolase family protein — MEKLVGKIFALSCIFCLCFGTQPVQKQNLFLGVNAAIASMSVDQQNAILTQLHAAGIQYIRSGILPGDKGVDFARRAQAQGIRILWLIQLQYRPGAPSRPWPNAFGVWGGPPLSAADPDQFRKYFEPLLAKLDADGVTLAGFELGNEINSPMFNADFSLPAETPTRSREFNLWDLSHDPEAQQVAKGYLQYLKLLAVIKDVRLRSKLNQHTPIVSAGLVFSEAPDAPRKVRLDAVSAAATLDFMRANGLDDLVDVYGVHTYPWTDNPGNPGAAAGRRERLQKYVLAECQPPGSKGGKPCWITEWGIANHDTSCPPRETNQITLVNETRSNFQPYIAQKRVTGLFYYAWLDAREGFAIYRCDHLTETGRLALTPF; from the coding sequence ATGGAAAAACTCGTCGGTAAAATCTTTGCTCTAAGTTGCATCTTCTGCTTGTGTTTCGGAACCCAGCCGGTGCAGAAGCAGAATCTGTTCCTCGGCGTGAATGCTGCCATCGCTTCCATGAGCGTCGATCAGCAGAATGCCATTTTGACTCAGTTGCACGCTGCCGGAATTCAATACATCCGGTCAGGCATCCTGCCTGGTGATAAGGGAGTCGATTTTGCCCGGCGTGCCCAGGCACAGGGCATCCGAATCCTCTGGCTAATCCAACTGCAATATCGCCCAGGCGCACCCAGCCGACCGTGGCCCAATGCATTTGGTGTATGGGGCGGACCTCCCCTCTCTGCCGCCGATCCTGATCAGTTCCGCAAATACTTCGAGCCGCTGCTCGCCAAGCTCGATGCTGACGGCGTCACGCTGGCCGGCTTCGAGCTCGGAAACGAAATCAATTCTCCCATGTTCAATGCGGATTTCAGCCTGCCCGCCGAAACCCCAACTCGATCCAGAGAATTCAACCTGTGGGATCTCTCTCATGACCCTGAGGCACAGCAGGTGGCTAAGGGCTATCTGCAATATCTCAAACTGCTGGCGGTCATCAAGGATGTCCGTTTGCGATCGAAACTCAACCAGCATACGCCGATCGTCAGCGCCGGTCTGGTGTTCAGCGAAGCTCCGGATGCTCCCCGCAAAGTGCGACTGGACGCGGTCAGCGCAGCAGCGACCCTTGATTTCATGCGTGCCAACGGTCTGGATGATCTTGTAGATGTCTACGGCGTTCACACGTATCCCTGGACGGATAACCCGGGAAACCCGGGCGCCGCGGCGGGACGCCGGGAACGACTGCAGAAATACGTCCTGGCAGAATGCCAGCCGCCAGGCAGCAAAGGTGGCAAACCCTGCTGGATTACCGAATGGGGTATCGCCAATCACGATACATCCTGCCCCCCCCGTGAAACGAATCAGATCACTCTGGTCAATGAAACGCGGTCCAACTTCCAGCCTTATATTGCGCAAAAGCGTGTCACCGGACTCTTTTACTATGCATGGCTCGACGCCCGCGAAGGCTTCGCCATCTATCGGTGCGATCATTTGACGGAAACCGGACGCCTTGCGCTGACGCCCTTCTAG
- a CDS encoding helix-turn-helix domain-containing protein, whose protein sequence is MQKMILIDATEYDDLIKQGNKPPIALETTNQVIEQPINQQALCQFLGITEPTIIRYRKRGKIPYLQIGSRILYQKDKVIAALENKKRG, encoded by the coding sequence ATGCAAAAAATGATTTTAATAGATGCAACTGAATATGATGATTTAATTAAGCAGGGAAACAAGCCACCCATTGCATTAGAAACCACTAATCAAGTAATTGAACAGCCAATTAATCAACAGGCGCTTTGCCAGTTTTTAGGCATTACAGAGCCGACGATCATAAGGTATAGGAAGCGTGGAAAAATCCCATATTTACAAATTGGCAGTAGAATACTTTATCAAAAGGATAAGGTTATTGCCGCACTTGAAAACAAGAAAAGGGGTTAA
- a CDS encoding tyrosine-type recombinase/integrase, whose product MSTLRFNLREDKPDKASKCPIELIYQVSGQRKYYQPENNKGKPVKLNPINWQAEKQLAVYVNPTKAKKLLPVELHKDLDNVILLDSEIETVNDTIAKVKTDIKAIEDRFALDKIPYSATMVIDALKGSLTSKTKKEEPKDYLVDLIDQYVAAHALNREAGYLTVFKSVKTHLLAYQVAIKETVRIETIDYNFFQRFQTFLINDGKLKNNTIAKALSTLKTLLAYAGKTGIKVNDNYKGFSIKREKLEVIALNETEFATLLNMDLSKNKRLDQVRDVFCFSCASGLRISDMQQLKREHIKRDEINITVKKTKTELTIPLNGITSKILEKYKEQHKPLPLISSQKLNTYIKELCREAKINEPIEIVRFRGSKRETETFPKHDLIHLHTGRKTFCTLSLEKGMSAEQVMSISGHTDYKSFKRYVDVTEKLKKVVMVKAWGEIPVLKVV is encoded by the coding sequence ATGAGTACCCTACGTTTTAACCTGCGGGAAGATAAACCCGACAAGGCGAGTAAATGCCCTATTGAATTAATTTATCAGGTATCAGGGCAAAGGAAATATTATCAACCCGAAAACAATAAAGGTAAGCCGGTTAAATTAAACCCTATCAATTGGCAAGCTGAAAAGCAGTTAGCTGTTTATGTTAATCCAACTAAGGCAAAAAAACTATTGCCGGTCGAATTACATAAAGACTTAGATAATGTAATATTGTTAGATAGTGAAATTGAAACGGTAAATGATACTATTGCAAAAGTAAAAACTGATATTAAAGCCATTGAAGATAGGTTTGCTTTGGATAAAATCCCTTATTCGGCAACAATGGTAATAGATGCTTTGAAAGGCAGTTTAACCAGTAAAACCAAAAAAGAAGAGCCAAAGGACTATCTTGTTGATTTGATAGATCAATATGTTGCCGCCCACGCCCTAAACCGGGAAGCGGGGTATTTAACTGTTTTCAAGTCGGTTAAAACCCACTTACTTGCCTATCAGGTTGCCATTAAAGAAACGGTAAGGATTGAAACTATTGATTACAACTTCTTTCAGCGTTTCCAAACATTTTTGATTAATGACGGCAAATTAAAAAACAACACTATTGCAAAAGCCCTAAGCACCCTAAAAACCTTATTAGCCTATGCAGGTAAGACTGGAATTAAGGTGAATGATAATTACAAAGGTTTTTCTATAAAACGTGAGAAACTGGAGGTAATTGCCCTTAATGAAACCGAATTTGCCACTTTGCTAAATATGGATTTATCCAAAAATAAAAGGCTTGACCAGGTGCGTGATGTGTTTTGCTTTTCGTGTGCAAGCGGTTTAAGGATCAGCGATATGCAACAATTAAAAAGAGAGCATATAAAACGGGATGAAATAAACATCACTGTTAAAAAAACCAAAACAGAGTTAACCATTCCGCTAAATGGCATCACTTCTAAAATACTTGAGAAGTACAAAGAGCAGCATAAACCCCTACCCTTGATTAGCAGTCAAAAGCTTAATACCTACATTAAAGAATTGTGCAGAGAGGCTAAAATTAACGAACCTATTGAAATAGTGCGTTTTAGAGGTAGTAAGCGAGAAACAGAAACTTTCCCAAAACATGATTTAATTCATTTACATACTGGCCGGAAAACATTTTGCACGTTGTCACTTGAAAAAGGAATGAGCGCAGAACAGGTAATGAGCATAAGCGGCCATACTGATTATAAGTCGTTTAAAAGATATGTAGATGTAACTGAAAAATTGAAAAAGGTCGTGATGGTAAAAGCCTGGGGCGAAATACCTGTTTTAAAGGTTGTGTAA
- a CDS encoding glycoside hydrolase family protein has translation MTCKKSFLFIVARNAGSVLITLLVVSSGCSKSPATPAQSQPKFSVVLGPEQNVIPPGSPGLLFSPDEHLSYLPNASGSFNMWFAADGGTVGFSTPDMLNLSPLKSANGVPIPLLAPSGAGGAAFDADYAGSGSVFRAANGSDLLMIYHAENHLFGTNHSNGIPFYAGIGLARSGDGGITWQREGQILSGYDPQEASQPPTGAGIGTPAAIEANGYIYIFFREIDLQSKMEGIGIARSLISDDAVPGSWQKFWNGSFASPGLGGAFTPLQLILDKNVPSDHRQPFVTFNAYLNVYVLIVVGNGGIYMSTSPDLVTWTAGQVMLPAPVPDATVTPSTAPYNWYPTLLSPDRPSETVTGKTGYLYYAKGANDGTSHHAMYRRSFTLSLAQ, from the coding sequence ATGACTTGCAAAAAATCTTTTTTGTTTATTGTTGCAAGAAACGCAGGTAGCGTATTGATAACACTGCTTGTCGTGAGCAGCGGATGTAGCAAGTCCCCGGCTACGCCGGCACAGAGCCAACCCAAGTTTAGTGTCGTACTCGGCCCAGAACAGAACGTTATTCCACCGGGTTCTCCAGGTTTATTGTTTAGCCCCGATGAGCATTTGTCGTACTTGCCCAACGCAAGCGGGAGTTTCAATATGTGGTTTGCCGCAGACGGCGGAACCGTGGGCTTTTCTACCCCGGACATGCTGAACTTGTCGCCGCTCAAATCCGCTAACGGTGTCCCAATACCCCTTCTTGCTCCAAGTGGTGCGGGTGGCGCGGCATTCGATGCGGATTATGCCGGTTCGGGGAGTGTGTTCCGGGCAGCGAACGGGTCGGACCTGCTGATGATCTACCATGCGGAGAATCACCTGTTTGGAACCAATCATAGCAATGGAATCCCATTTTATGCGGGGATTGGGCTGGCCCGATCCGGCGACGGCGGGATCACCTGGCAACGCGAAGGTCAGATTCTCTCCGGTTATGACCCCCAGGAAGCCTCACAGCCACCAACCGGGGCGGGAATTGGAACACCGGCTGCGATTGAAGCGAACGGCTATATTTATATCTTTTTCCGCGAGATCGACCTCCAAAGCAAAATGGAAGGTATCGGCATTGCCCGCTCGCTTATTTCGGATGATGCCGTTCCCGGGAGCTGGCAGAAGTTTTGGAACGGATCGTTTGCCTCACCGGGTCTTGGCGGCGCATTTACCCCACTTCAACTTATTTTGGATAAAAATGTACCATCAGACCATCGGCAGCCCTTTGTCACTTTCAACGCGTATCTTAATGTTTACGTACTCATTGTCGTTGGGAACGGTGGGATCTATATGTCTACCTCGCCGGACCTGGTTACCTGGACCGCCGGACAAGTGATGCTGCCTGCACCGGTTCCGGACGCAACCGTGACGCCATCAACAGCTCCCTACAACTGGTATCCCACCCTATTATCCCCTGATCGGCCATCGGAGACCGTAACCGGCAAAACCGGGTATTTGTATTATGCAAAAGGTGCAAACGATGGCACTTCACATCATGCGATGTACAGGCGCTCCTTCACGCTATCGCTTGCGCAGTAA